AGTGGTCTCCTAGAACAGTAAATCCACCAATCTCTTTTCTCACTAGTTGTCTTATCCATCACAGTTTCACGACGTCTATAATATTAATACTTTTCATTAATTTTTTTATCATTGTGTTCAAATAGTTATGCACTAATACGATGTGATTGGTAGTACTTTATGTCAAAAAGTTAAGCACCCACGAATCTAAAATTCTGGATCCACCACTGTCTTTCATGTTTATACCAGTTATAAGGGCATTACTTATCTCAAAAGCAATGGTCAGACTTCCAAATCATAAATCAAATTCCTTTCCTCAATCTGAAAGAATCGGGTTCAATTTCATTTTCCTTTCTGGAGTGGGTGCAAGGACAGATTTGGGGCTAACCAAGAGAAGCATGACCATAGTCATCATGGAACCCTGACCCACTATAAGAAGACATTGCCACACAGGCGTGATATACTACTCATTTCTTTCTTTCCCCACGGAGGCGCAGTTGAGATAGAGAGAGATATAACAGACCTTGTTTGTCAGAGGAGATTTCGGAAGTCCAATATGCAACAAGCAAAATTTTGGAAAAGCTCCCTTTTTAATATCTCTGATGGCTGCACTTATCAACGGTAAACAAACACTCACGGCATCCTTGAAATCACTTTCTTGACTTTCATCATTCCTCCTAAAGTAGATTATTGAACACACTATTAATTTAAGACCGAGAAGAGTGATCGAAGTTTCAGTCATGTACTGTAGGAGAAGGGTAAGTACCAGTCAAGTGATATCGATATGGACGGCACGCCATTAAACATTGCCTCCCTCGCACCAGCTACGACACCCGAGTAAAACCTGGACAGTGAAGTAATACACATAGATAGTTACAGATGTTCTTAAGGAGACAAAAGCAAAAGAAATACATGTACAAGAAACCTTCTATCCACAACCTGAATAACTTAGTAACTAAATAATTTTAAGCAATACATGTGTGCCAAGTTACAGTTTACAATGGCAAAGATTCTGGAAGGTTCAGCTTATGAAGTCAAAAGGAATGTCAGCCAAAAAGAAGCAGTACTTACATATGATGGCCACAACTTGAGCCCCTGTTGATTCCACTTATAACCTAAACATCCAAGGGGAAAGAAAATAGAGTAGACTCAGCAGGTTACCAATACCAAATCGAAAGATCGTTTTCAAAACAATGATATAATTGAAAGGGCGCGAAAGAATACCAGGACCGGCTTCGACCAGGAAAACAGAGCCCCAGACAAGGCTAATGACACACAATCTACGGGAGTCCCTGAAAGCAGATTAAACCCAAGAAGCATAACAATGTTAAGCTGAAACATGGAATAGAATTCTAAACATACAAATTGTTCAACAAAGTGAAGTTACTATGTTTTACAGTAATCCTACAGCAATTATATGCCCATACCAGATACTTCATAAGCAGTAGCACCATGAACGTCCGTAGGAGTAACTGCAACGGTTTCTTTAAGAGTAACAGAGTGGCCCGCCACCGATTTATCTCTACAAATAGCAGACATCATTTAATTTTTAACCACAAAACAAAAAATTCTTCAAAGTCATTCAAAATCTTGGATGTGTTGCTTTTTTAGCTTAAACTAAAAGGCACTCACTAAGCTTACAGAAGGGTCCACATTCAAACTTCAACAACAAAATCAGCTAACAGAGtaaagaatttcaaaagtaatgaCAATAAAACCATAATAACAGCGACAATACCTCAGTTGCAAACAAGTTGGGGTCAGCCAATTTTTATACAATAGCATGATTCAAccgcaaaacaaaaaaaaacttcaaaCTCATTAAGATGTGTTGCTTTTTAGCTCAAACTAAATGGCACTCGCAAAGCTGACCTCTCAAGGGTCTACACAAACTTCATCACAAAATCAGTTGAACACAAGCTAAACATATCCAAAATTAACGACACTAAAATCACAAACGGAacttaattttctttctttttcctattAGGAGTTGGGATTGGCGTTAAGGGTCTACGTAAAATTAATGTAGCAGAACAACTTGTATCAATGTAAAAAAGATACTCCCTCGAAAAAAATGACacattttttatatttaaaaacaaTTCAGTTTAACCTGAATAAGAATTTATAGCCACATAAAAGTTATGGCATGTTTAAGATAAgaatttctttttttaaattcGGCGTAGAGTCAAACTATGTTACATATATCGAAACGGAGGTTATAGAAAACTCACGATTGGGGAGCGCAGACGTTAACATTACAGAGGCCTTGACGAACAAGAGCATCAACAAGACACGTCAGCCCAGGAGATTCAATCCCATCAGCGTTTGTCACCAATACAACGTGTTTCGTGCTCTCGGTGTCAGTTGCATCACCGGAAACCGAGTCAGAAGAAGAAGGCTGGGCCGCAGGTTCATCGTTATTATTGGGCTTCGATTGCTGATCCTGGACCCCACCTTTTCTGTTGAGAAGAACTTCCTGAAGATTGGATACCAGGCCCGGTGGCAAAAAATTGTTCTTCACCGCAGAAGTCGTCATTTTTTCCAatagatgatgaagatgatgattACAAGGAAATGAAAAGGGAACCGGTTTTTTTAGCTACAGGAATGGGGAAATTCAAAACCCTAGAGAGCAGTTTTCAACAATGGATATACCTGTCCCCAACGGCGGtgtttagagagagaaagaagagagagagaggataTGGGTTTGTTTCGTCAATGGGGTACCGTGAGGAAGGAAAGGACTGAAGGAACAGTTATGAAATTGACGCCTATAAAAACTATTACAGCAATTCTCATTCTCATTGAAACGCGTTAGCTACACGAACTCATTAAGAACCAATGGAACAACTACTACATCTTTTTGGTTGAAAATTAACCTCAACTTATATGTCTCTGCAAATTGTGTATATTAATTTACTAAAAAACTTATATAATGTGAAATGAACCAGACATACCCTgaggaaaaaataataaatgcatgCCTCGAATTGCATTGAAAAATTTATTGGATTTAGGGTCCGCTTGGAAAGTCATTCGGTAATTGAAATTGATGTAATTACTCTCCCCGGTTCATAATAAGTGACTACTTTATTTTGGACACACCCATTAACGAAAGTGTTGTTTGTACACCATGCCCCTTTACAATTTGAATTTAAGAAAATGACCTTTTTAGATCTCTTATGTGTAAAAAAAAATAGATCTCTTACGtgtaaaaactaaaaataaatctCTAATGTGTAAAAAAAAGAGGTAGTATCGTAAAACTAAAAACAAGTTTGTAAAGATCCAAAAAACCAATTGACCCTTAAGGAAATACTAAAATCTagacaaaaatagttagtgtgactaaactacccttaattaattGTTGCAACATAATTTAATATGAGTAAAAAGACTTTTTAGGGATACgcacataagggtaattttggaaaaacaaattaaatttttccttgattatataaatggacacttattttggaccaaaacaaaaaagtaaattggtcatttattatggaccggagggagtactaaGGTAGTAATTACGCAGCCTAATAATTACACAATATAGTAATTACGACGATCTATTTGTTTGTCATAACGTTATTACAATGTAATTACAAGAGTACAACTTGGTTGCACAAGTGTAATTACGCAATTAAATTAAAATTCAAATGAAGTATTTATCAAAACTTAAATCGTTGCCAATTAAGACAAATTGTTatgggtcgtttggtaggatgtattagataaaataatgtttgcattagctttgtgtattaataataccttgtttgttagacattttgaacctatgcttTAGTTCtgcaagtattagttatacatcgtatttggtattatcctatgcataactaatgcatagaaaaccatggtattagcaatgcaatgggttttaatgcatgcattagcttaattaaagaaaaaatgtccttcaaaatttatgcttgattaaaatatgctagttattaCATTAATGcaaatttaaaataattcaaatagtgagaaataaaattatatctctagtaaataaataaatacttagcatatttccttttttataaataaatatttagttctatattacaatataggtagacaaatcaaataattttttaaaactttttcatataaaaatatttctcaacatatgtttcttttaaaaagttttagagtgatggactggttttgggggtatttttgtaaacaagcaattcttttagaaattgtgcaatgctttaatacatcaaaccaaacaacgGATAAGAAacatgtcagcataactaataccagcactaatgcaagcataactaataccagcattactaatacatcaTATTCActattattcttatgcaccctaccaaatgaccccttaatGTGAAAAGAATTAATTCTGGAGAAAATTCAACACTCTTAATTTAattagaaattgaataaaaaatttTACTCAGAGGATTGCGAGCATGAAACACGTCATATTTTGAACGATACTGAAAATATCTTTATAATTTTAAGGCCAAATTGACGCATGTATTTCACTTCTACGCATACAAACTGATGTTTTAAGGCATCGTTTGGCATGCGGACTGAATTATTTTGGTATTATAATCTAGGAATTATAATTTTtagattaattttttttatttgggaGGTGAGATAAAATAATCCTAAATTTAATAGAATAAGATGAAATACCTAAGATTAAGCTAGCGCTTGGACATAAATttggttgaaacttgaaaaaaattGAGTTTTTGAAGATgagataaaaaataatttttaaaagttgaaattgtgtttgaacatgcattttacttgaaaagaatttgaagtttagtgaGTAGAAAACTTCAATATCTacttgtttaccctcaaaatcggattacaattgaatttatacgcgattCTAAGGATACGTGATATAATTCGACATAAATTGAAAAAACAGTTTAATATTAAAATCAATGACAGAAAAGTGAATGCAAACCACACAAGTTGAACAGTGTTAACCTTGAAGGCTGGTCACCCTCGAGTTAGAAAGTGCCTCAATCGATGTGAGAATAGAATAATAAGATAATGAGAACTAGAAATAACAGTGTATTACTTTTTGATGTGTGTTACAATGTGTATTGCAAATAGTtagaccccctttatataataggggaatccTACTTTAGATACAATTCTACAAAaggtaagaaatctcatgatttgctaattagTCGGTCTCtcattgatacgtgccgagattcccGCTGTGATATCCGACCGGTTACGGATATTTCGGCCTTCCGTTATTCGGTCCAATAATACTTCCTTGAGTTTGATCGGAGTCGGGGTCGGTTCCGGAGCTACGGGCTCGATGATCTTGAAGACGCATGCTCTAACTTCGTTCCTTGGTTCGATATAATTAGGGGTTGATCTTCAACCCATCACGTTTCACCCCCAATCTGTCATGCAATAGATGGGCCCGATTTCGACCGTTTACACTACTCCAAAGctatttttgggatttgaaaattttgttttcaaattctggcaaaaaataattaaaacctATAAACAAACagatatttaaaaataaaatttgaaaaaaagctCCCAGATTTTATGGCTAGACAGGAGCTAAGTCAAGAtaaaatttatattatatttaattGACGCTAtaaaataatcccaaaataaatatatactGCCAACCAAATACATATTATTTTAATCACACGCCTTATTCCTGCTTATTCCGTGTACCAAATGACCCCCAAATACCTATGATCATTGATCGAGTTGAGTGATTTTACTGAGAGCGGGGAAAAATAAAAGGAGCTTTTAACCGTAAATACATGCCTCGAATTGCATTGAAAAATTTATTGGATTTATAGTTGAAACCAAAAGAAGTTTGAGACTTTACCAATTAAGACAAATCGTTAATGTGAAAAGAATTATTATTCTGGAGAAAATTCAACACtcttaatttaattaatatttaatccAGAAATTGAATAAATTTTCTTACTCAGAGGATTGTGAGCATGAAATACGTCATATTTTGAACCATActgaaaatatttttataattttaatgttGTAAACAAATATCTTTAGTA
This sequence is a window from Nicotiana sylvestris chromosome 3, ASM39365v2, whole genome shotgun sequence. Protein-coding genes within it:
- the LOC104242507 gene encoding uncharacterized protein, whose protein sequence is MTTSAVKNNFLPPGLVSNLQEVLLNRKGGVQDQQSKPNNNDEPAAQPSSSDSVSGDATDTESTKHVVLVTNADGIESPGLTCLVDALVRQGLCNVNVCAPQSDKSVAGHSVTLKETVAVTPTDVHGATAYEVSGTPVDCVSLALSGALFSWSKPVLVISGINRGSSCGHHMFYSGVVAGAREAMFNGVPSISISLDWRNDESQESDFKDAVSVCLPLISAAIRDIKKGAFPKFCLLHIGLPKSPLTNKGFKLTKQSLWSSRLCWQASSSTRNLAAGRFLPSQQSLGMQLAQLGRDASAAGAARKLATQRKNIEVVESVGVAGKSDPDRKVKYFRLELLDKKQEEEDEDLDFRALENGFVAITPVSLVMHVETDVHAAASEWISSALEVEQ